The stretch of DNA AGGGGTGGTGTGGCCCGACGTTGAGGTGCATCGTGTCCTGGCCCTCGCGGGTGTCCTCCAGCAGGTGGGCGTGTTCCCGCAACGGGACGATCTGTGGCTCGTCGCCGTCGAAGTCCCGCGAGAGCGGGTGGCCTTGCCAGGTCTCGGGCAGGAGGATGCGCCGGAGGTCGGGGTGGTCCTCGTACTCGACGCCGACGAGGTCGTAGGCCTCGCGCTCGTGCCACTCGGCGGTGGGATACACCGGCGCGGCGGACTCGCTGGTGGGGTCGTCCGAGGGGAGGGGGACGACCACCGACAGTTCGCGGGTCGGGTCGTCGTAGCTCCGCAGGTGGTAGATCGACTCGTAGCGGTCGGCGTACTCCTGGGCGGTGACGCAGGCGCAGTGGTCCAGGCCCGACTCGGTCTTCAGCGCCGACAGCACCGCCTGGACCTCGTCGGCCCGGACGACGATCGCCGGGGCGTTCAGATGTGTCTCGGTGTCGAGGACGTGCTCGCTGACCGGGGCGGCGAGGTCGGGGACCTCGCCCTCCGCGGTCGCGACAGCGTGTGCCATAGGTGCCCCATCGACCGCCACTCCCGTCGTCTTGCTGCCACACACACGAGGGACCTTTATATCGGGAACCGCAACGAGTGCGTCGTGAAGTACGTCCGCCTCTCGCTTTCGATGGGGCCGGCCAAGCGCCACCCGATGCACCAGTTCGTCGTCGAGACCGACGGCTACGACGCCAGCTACCTGCTGCGGGGCAACGACGTCGGGAGCGAGGTCCAGACGCTCCTCTTCCACGTCGACGGCTGGCCGCCCGACCCCTACCGGGCGGCCCTAGAGGCGACGGACGAGGTCGCGGAGTACGCCATCTCGACGTGTCCCGACGAGACGTTCTACCTCTACGTCCGGGACCGGCCCTCCGACGTGGGGGCCGGCCTCGTCGACGCGATGCGGCGCTCGCGGCTCTGTCCGGCCTCGCCGGTGGGCTACCACGCCGACGGCACCGTCCGCCTGACGCTGGTCGGCCCCGGCGAGGCTGTCCAGGCGGCCACGGAGTCGGTTCCGACGGGCATCTCGGTCGACGTGCTGTCGGTCGGCGAGTACGACAGCCGGCGGCTGGACACCGCCGCGGGCCTGACAGACCGGCAGTTCGCGGCGGTGGCGGCGGCCGTCGACTGCGGCTACTACGAGAGCCCCCGCGAGGGGACCACCGCCGACGTGGCCGACCGGCTGGACTGCTCGCCCGGCACCGCCGCCGAACACCTACGCAAGGCCGAACGCCACGTTATGGCGAGCGTCCTCGACCAGCACGACGGCCCGGCGTCGCGCCGCAACCCATAATCTCCTGCCCCCCCAAGCGCCGGCGATGACGCTCGCGGACCTCGACTGGCGGGTCGTCGGCCCCGAACGCCACCCCGGCCCGCTGACGATGGCCCTGGAGGAGGTGGCCGCGGAGACGGCCGCGGCCGGCGGCCCCGCGACGGTACGAGTGTACACCTGGCCCGACGCGCTCTCGCTGGGGTACAACCAGGACCCCGACAGCGTCGACTGGACGTTCTGCGAGCGCGAGGGGATCGGCGTCACGCGCCGCCCCACCGGCGGCGGCGCGATCTACCACGACGGTCACGCCGACCTCTCCTACGGGATCGTCGCGCCCGCCGAGGCCGTCCCGGGGGACCTGCTGGACTGCTACGAGCTGTTCTGCGGGCCGATCCTCGATACCCTCGAAGGTATCGGGATCGACGCGGCGTTCGTGAGCGGGGAGCGCGAGGCCGTCCACCAGCCGGCCTGCTACCTGCGGGCGCTACACCCGGCCCACGACGTCGTCGGCCCGGACGGCCGCAAGCTCGCGGGCAACGCCCAGTACCGACAGCGGGACGCCGTCGTCCAGCACGGCTCGCTGTCGGTGTCGCTGCGGCCCGAGCGACACTGCGGCTGTTTCGCCGGCGAGCCCGACCCCGTCGCCTTCCGCGAGCGGGTGGGCGCGATCGACGAGTACGTCGACGTCCGGCGGAGCGAGGTGGTCGAGACGCTCACCGAGACGCTGACGGAGTGGGTCGACGCCGAGGCGGGCGCGTGGACCGACGACGAACTCGCCCGCGCCCGCGAGCTGGCCGACGAGAAGTACGCCGCCGACGAGTGGGTCCGCCGGTCGCCCTGACCGGCGTGAGGCCTTTGGGGCGGCCCGTCGAACGCCCGGTTATGGCCCCCGATTCAGACGACCCCTCCAGCCACGAACCGGACGGCGGCTACGCCGAGCGGACCGACGCGGAACTGTACGAGATCGTCAGGCGAGCGGTCGAGGACGCCATCCTGGGCGCGGTCGGCACCGTGTTGCTCGTCGGGGTCGGCGTCGCCGTCGGCGGCATCGGACTCTCGCTCCTCGTTGGGGGCCTCGACCTGGTCCGAGTCGCGGTGGGCGTCGTCTGCCTCGCCTTCGGCGCGTACCTCGTCGCGGCGACGCTGGGCGTCGTCCCGCCGGCCCGGGAGTGGGTCTGAGGGGCCGACGACCTGTCGGCTCCGCCGCCTTCGCCGCCTCCGGAACGGCTTTGCCCCGCCGCGCCCGACCCAGTCGTATGCTCAAGGTCGGAGCCCACACCTCCATCGCCGGCGGCGCGTACAACGCCGTCGAGGAGCAGGTCGAGTACGGCGGCAACTGCGGACAGATCTTCTCGCACTCGCCGCAGGTCTGGCAGGACCCCAACATCGAGGACGCGGAGGCCGAGCGGTTCCGCGAGCTGAGCGAGGATCACGACGTCGGCCCGTGGGTGATCCACTCCTCGTACCTCGTCAATCTCTGTACGCCGAAGGCGGACCTCCGCGAGAAGTCCGTCGACTCGATGCAGAAGGAGGTCGAGGCCGCCGACAAGCTCGGCGTCGAGTACGTCAACGTCCACCTCGGCGCTCACACCGGCGCGGGCGTCGACGGCGGGCTGGACAACGCCGCCTCGGCGCTGGACGAGCTCGACGTCCCCGACGGTGTCACCGTCCTCGTCGAGTCCGACGCCGGCAGCGGGACGAAACTCGGCGATCAGTTCGACCACCTCGCGACCGTCCGCGAGCGGACCGACCAGGAGATCGAGTTCTGTCTGGACACCGCCCACCTGTTCGCGGCGGGCTACGACCTCTCGACGCCCGCGGCCGTCGACGAGACGCTCGCGGCGTTCGACGACGTGGTCGGGTTCGGGGACCTCGCCTGCGTCCACCTCAACGACTCGAAACACGAGTGCGGGACGAACAAGGACGAACACGCCCACG from Haloarcula litorea encodes:
- a CDS encoding helix-turn-helix domain-containing protein, with protein sequence MKYVRLSLSMGPAKRHPMHQFVVETDGYDASYLLRGNDVGSEVQTLLFHVDGWPPDPYRAALEATDEVAEYAISTCPDETFYLYVRDRPSDVGAGLVDAMRRSRLCPASPVGYHADGTVRLTLVGPGEAVQAATESVPTGISVDVLSVGEYDSRRLDTAAGLTDRQFAAVAAAVDCGYYESPREGTTADVADRLDCSPGTAAEHLRKAERHVMASVLDQHDGPASRRNP
- a CDS encoding lipoate--protein ligase family protein; its protein translation is MTLADLDWRVVGPERHPGPLTMALEEVAAETAAAGGPATVRVYTWPDALSLGYNQDPDSVDWTFCEREGIGVTRRPTGGGAIYHDGHADLSYGIVAPAEAVPGDLLDCYELFCGPILDTLEGIGIDAAFVSGEREAVHQPACYLRALHPAHDVVGPDGRKLAGNAQYRQRDAVVQHGSLSVSLRPERHCGCFAGEPDPVAFRERVGAIDEYVDVRRSEVVETLTETLTEWVDAEAGAWTDDELARARELADEKYAADEWVRRSP
- a CDS encoding deoxyribonuclease IV; protein product: MLKVGAHTSIAGGAYNAVEEQVEYGGNCGQIFSHSPQVWQDPNIEDAEAERFRELSEDHDVGPWVIHSSYLVNLCTPKADLREKSVDSMQKEVEAADKLGVEYVNVHLGAHTGAGVDGGLDNAASALDELDVPDGVTVLVESDAGSGTKLGDQFDHLATVRERTDQEIEFCLDTAHLFAAGYDLSTPAAVDETLAAFDDVVGFGDLACVHLNDSKHECGTNKDEHAHVGEGEIGVEGMRAFVNHEAIRDVPLVLETPTEDGKSFAWNVDRVHELREA